From a single Haloarcula sp. DT43 genomic region:
- the cbiG gene encoding cobalt-precorrin 5A hydrolase: MSTDSDSDSSSNSCKAPDSDGEVAEDIAIVAFERKLDTAEDIVDGIGDRYESIDILEYHGAVFDEHWGEYDCFVGLMASGIAMRKTAHLLDDKWDDPAICVVDEALTWAIPITGGHHGANQVADDLASMGAVPAMTTASEAADKQGVEKQAKALDAHVVNGDSTVATNLAVLDDELGPVERLDGPKAVLVGDDVTVLKRNSDDGVVLGCGSVAGADVEQFHEAWERALDAAGCDRSDVEFVATGTRKADEEGMLEAADEWGLGVVAFEKETLEDFEGPTPSRSKELIGWPGIAEASAIAAGRDHDLLAEKTRYDEAVTVAIGK; this comes from the coding sequence GTTGCAAAGCGCCCGACTCCGACGGCGAAGTAGCAGAGGATATCGCCATCGTCGCCTTCGAGCGGAAACTGGACACCGCCGAAGACATCGTCGACGGCATCGGCGACCGCTACGAGTCCATCGACATCCTCGAATACCACGGCGCGGTGTTCGACGAGCACTGGGGCGAGTACGACTGCTTCGTCGGCCTGATGGCAAGCGGCATCGCGATGCGCAAGACCGCGCACCTGCTCGACGACAAGTGGGACGACCCCGCCATCTGCGTCGTCGACGAGGCACTGACGTGGGCCATCCCCATCACCGGCGGCCACCACGGCGCGAACCAGGTCGCCGACGACCTGGCGTCGATGGGCGCGGTGCCGGCGATGACCACCGCCAGCGAGGCCGCGGACAAGCAGGGCGTCGAGAAGCAGGCGAAGGCGCTGGACGCCCACGTCGTCAACGGCGACTCGACGGTCGCCACCAACCTCGCCGTGCTGGACGACGAACTCGGTCCCGTCGAGCGCCTTGACGGCCCGAAGGCGGTCCTCGTCGGCGACGACGTGACGGTCCTCAAGCGCAACAGCGACGACGGCGTCGTGCTGGGCTGTGGCAGCGTCGCGGGCGCGGACGTGGAACAGTTCCACGAAGCGTGGGAGCGCGCCCTCGACGCGGCCGGCTGCGACCGCTCCGACGTGGAGTTCGTCGCCACCGGCACGCGGAAGGCCGACGAGGAGGGGATGCTCGAAGCCGCCGACGAGTGGGGACTGGGCGTGGTCGCCTTCGAGAAGGAGACGCTGGAGGATTTCGAGGGGCCGACGCCCTCGCGCTCGAAGGAACTCATCGGCTGGCCCGGCATCGCCGAGGCGTCGGCCATCGCCGCCGGCCGGGACCACGACCTGCTGGCCGAGAAGACCCGCTACGACGAGGCCGTCACCGTCGCTATCGGGAAGTAA
- a CDS encoding precorrin-3B C(17)-methyltransferase: MSSDGRQSATAATEAPRPAEYGTLYVVGIGPGLPHDMTQRAKDVVQTADCIVASNLYQEFLRKDGTLPPQSAELDGETDDGVVADEEGTVLERSDGSRQTLIRSSMGKQVELAREAFERVRAGEDVAHVSGGDPNVYGKSDLLFTMADADDADDVPIEIVPGVTAALSGAANLGAPLSNDFCTISLSDKWRGWDEIEEKLRAAAISGFVVVLYNCWRDYERAVAVLREERADDVPAAIVNDAGRGTAGRNLDDETETVTTLGDLPDHDDEVGGMGSSIVVGTHETRVWRNDYREFLVTPRGGRDVDDF, translated from the coding sequence ATGAGCAGCGACGGACGCCAGTCGGCGACGGCCGCGACCGAGGCGCCCCGTCCCGCCGAGTACGGGACGCTGTACGTCGTCGGCATCGGGCCGGGGTTGCCCCACGACATGACCCAGCGGGCAAAGGACGTCGTCCAGACCGCCGACTGCATCGTCGCCTCGAACCTCTACCAGGAGTTCCTCCGGAAGGACGGGACGCTCCCGCCACAGTCCGCCGAACTCGACGGTGAAACCGACGACGGCGTGGTCGCCGACGAGGAGGGGACCGTGCTGGAACGGTCCGACGGCAGCCGCCAGACCCTCATCCGGTCGTCGATGGGCAAGCAGGTCGAACTCGCCCGCGAGGCGTTCGAGCGGGTCCGTGCCGGCGAGGACGTGGCCCACGTCTCCGGCGGCGACCCGAACGTCTACGGGAAATCCGACCTGCTGTTCACGATGGCCGACGCCGACGACGCCGACGACGTGCCCATCGAGATTGTTCCGGGCGTGACCGCGGCGCTGTCGGGCGCGGCGAACCTCGGCGCGCCGCTGTCGAACGACTTCTGTACCATCTCGCTGTCGGACAAGTGGCGCGGCTGGGACGAGATCGAGGAGAAACTGCGCGCGGCGGCCATCTCGGGATTCGTCGTCGTCCTCTACAACTGCTGGCGCGACTACGAGCGGGCCGTCGCCGTCCTCCGCGAGGAGCGGGCCGACGACGTGCCCGCCGCCATCGTCAACGACGCCGGCCGCGGGACGGCCGGGCGGAACCTCGACGACGAGACGGAGACCGTCACGACGCTGGGCGACCTGCCCGACCACGACGACGAGGTCGGCGGCATGGGGTCGTCTATCGTCGTCGGCACCCACGAGACGCGCGTCTGGCGCAACGACTACCGGGAGTTCCTCGTCACCCCGCGCGGCGGGCGTGACGTCGACGATTTCTGA